Sequence from the Poseidonibacter antarcticus genome:
ATTCCATAGTAAAGTGCAATAATATACTTTAAATTTGTTTAAAATATGGTTAAAATCAATGTTTTACAAGCTTCCATTATTTACTTTTTTAGTACTACTAAAGGTAGTACTTTTATAAACTTATTTTTTTCTTTAATATTCTAATTAATATGAGTTTTCTAGATTATTTTAATACAAAAAAACTTTTATAATTTCATTAAAAATACATAATTGATACATAAGTTTAGACTATAATTTTTTAATATCAAAATTAAGGAGATATAATTATGAAAAAATTATTAATAGGAACTATCGCGGCAGCAGTGGTAGCAAGTTCATCTATGGCGGCAGATTATACGTTGAAATTTTCGCATGTTGTAAGTGCTAATACTCCAAAAGGTAAAGCAGCAGATTTCTTTGAAAAGAGATTAGAAGAATTATCAGCAGGTAGAATTGACGTTCAAGTATATCCATCATCACAGTTATACAAAGATAATGCAGTTTTAAAAGCATTGAGATTAAACTCTGTTCAAATGGCAGCACCATCTTTTTCTAAGTTTGGTAAAATTGTACCTCAATTAGCACTATTTGATTTACCATTTGTTTTTAGAGATGCAAAGCATTTACATGATGTTCAAGATGGTGAGGTAGGAAAAGAGTTAAAAGATAAAGTAACTGCAAAAGGTATTGTTGCTTTAAATTACTGGGATAATGCATTTAAACAATTAACTTCAAATAAAAACCCATTATCTATGCCAGAAGATGCAAAAGGTCAAAAGTTTAGAATTATGTCTTCAAAAGTATTAGAAGCACAATTTCATGCTGTAGGAGCAAATCCTCAAATGATGCCTTTCTCTGAAGTGTATTCAGGTTTACAACAAGGTGTAATTGATGCGGCTGAAAATCCAATATCAAATATTTATACTAAAAAATTCCATGAAGTACAAAAATACTTAACAATTTCTAACCATGGTTATTTAGGTTACTTAGTTGTAATGTCTAAAAAATTCTGGAATTCATTACCTGCTGATTTACAAGCTAATGTAACTCAAGCTATGAATGAAGCAACTGAAAAAGAAAGAGAATATGCAGCGCAATTAAATGATTCTCAATTAGAATTAATTAAAGAATACGCTAAAAAAACTGGTAAACTTGAAATTAGCACATTAACTCCAGAACAAAGAGAAGCTTGGAGAAAAGCAGTTAGTAAAATTTACCCTGAGTTCTATTCTGATAGAAAAATCGGAAAAGATTTAATTGAGAAAACAATAGCGACTAAATAGTTATGTTTAATCTAATCAGTAAAACTATAGGTTTTATAAATCAATCAATAGCAGCATTCGGTATAACAGCCGGTGTTGCTGTTGCTTTTACTAATGTTGTTGCAAGATATGCTTTTGATGCGTCATTAGTATGGGCAACAGAACTTACTATCTTTTTATTTTTATGGAGTGCTTTCTTTGGTGCTGCTTATTGTTTTAAAAAAGATGCACATATTGCAGTTACAATTCTTTTAGATGTAATGCCTTCGAAAATTGCAAAAATTATGCTTTTAATTTCACATACTGTAACTATAATATTTTTATTAGCAGTTGCATATTATGGAATTTTATATATCACAGAAATTGTAATGCCATTCGATGAAAGAGCAATTGATTTATGGGATATGCCTATGTGGATTATATACTTAGTGATTCCTATTGCATTTTTCTTTTCAGCTTACAGAGTTGGTGAAAAAATTGTACAAATTATAAGAACACCACATAGTCAAGTAGTTGCAGAAAGCGAAGCTGAGCAAGTTTTAGCTGGAATGGGTGTTAGTTCAAAAGATAAAGACAATAAATCTGTTCAACATTTAAATGACATCGTTAAAGAAGTTGAAAAGAAAACAGGAGGAATGCTATGAGTGTAGCTTTATTATTTGGTATATTTTTATTCCTTGTACTTTTAGGAACTCCTATTGCAATTTGTTTAGGAGCTGCTACTTTTACAACAATGATGATATTCACAGATATTTCTCCTATTGAAATTTCATCAATGATGTTTGAAAAAATCAATCATTATTCATTAATGGCAATTCCAATGTTTATTTTAGCTGGTAACTTACTTTCAAAAGGTAGTGCAGCTACTAGAATTATTGAGTTTGCAAAATCAATTGTTGGTCATCTTCCAGGTGGTTTACCAATTTCTGCAATTTTTGCATCTATTATTTTTGCAGCAGTTTCAGGAAGTTCTCCTGCTACTGTTGTTGCTATTGGTTCTATTATGTTTGGAGCAATTATTCAAGCTGGTTATCCCAAGAAATATGCTGTTGGTAC
This genomic interval carries:
- a CDS encoding TRAP transporter substrate-binding protein, with translation MKKLLIGTIAAAVVASSSMAADYTLKFSHVVSANTPKGKAADFFEKRLEELSAGRIDVQVYPSSQLYKDNAVLKALRLNSVQMAAPSFSKFGKIVPQLALFDLPFVFRDAKHLHDVQDGEVGKELKDKVTAKGIVALNYWDNAFKQLTSNKNPLSMPEDAKGQKFRIMSSKVLEAQFHAVGANPQMMPFSEVYSGLQQGVIDAAENPISNIYTKKFHEVQKYLTISNHGYLGYLVVMSKKFWNSLPADLQANVTQAMNEATEKEREYAAQLNDSQLELIKEYAKKTGKLEISTLTPEQREAWRKAVSKIYPEFYSDRKIGKDLIEKTIATK
- a CDS encoding TRAP transporter small permease, which codes for MFNLISKTIGFINQSIAAFGITAGVAVAFTNVVARYAFDASLVWATELTIFLFLWSAFFGAAYCFKKDAHIAVTILLDVMPSKIAKIMLLISHTVTIIFLLAVAYYGILYITEIVMPFDERAIDLWDMPMWIIYLVIPIAFFFSAYRVGEKIVQIIRTPHSQVVAESEAEQVLAGMGVSSKDKDNKSVQHLNDIVKEVEKKTGGML